From the Ilumatobacteraceae bacterium genome, the window TGCAATGCGAACTCGAGGCACTGACCGCGCACGACACAACCACGACAGACCTCTTTGGCCTCACGGGTGGATGCGCCACGCTCCGGGAAGAACAGGTCGGGATCGACGCCGAGGCAGTTGGCATCGTCCTGCCAGTTCTCCTCGAGCTCTCGTGGATGGAGCATGTCCTCGGCGATCGCGCCGGGGCTGTTGCCGTTGGTCGTGTTGGTCATGGTTTGGGACCCCCTGCCATGGTTCCCGCTTGCCCACCGGTGATGAGCACGTTCGATTGACCGCCTCGTCGATTGAGGTGACGGTGTAGTTACAACGATGTGATTCTCGCATACCATACCGCCTTCCCGCAAGGGTGCATTTCGCGAGTTCGTGACCTGGGTTGTCGCGCGGTTGTCGATGGTGCCCGTCGGCCTGCCCACTCGAACCCACCCAGCGTGGTCGACTGCGCGCGATCTAGCCGGCGCGCCGGTGCGTCATCCGGCGACGATGCTCGAGAAAGTCGACGAGCACATAGTCACCGAGCGCCTCGTTCGTGGTGTAGAACGCCCGCCCGCCGTTGAGCTGCGTCATCTGCTCGATGAAGGCGGTCAGCGCGCTCGTCGCGTCGAGCACGAACGTGTTGATCCGGATCTGGTCGCGGGTGCAACGCACCACCTCACGCAGGGTGGCCTCGACCGTCTCCCGCACGGGCGGGTAGTTGAAGTACACGTCGCCCTGGGGCGTGATGTGCGCCGTCGGCTCGCCGTCGGTGATCATGATGATCTGCTTGCTGCCACTCTGTTTGGCGAGCAGCTGGCGGGCGAGCGTGAACCCGTGGTGCATGTTGGTGCCGTACACGAAGTCCCACGACACTTCCGGCAGCTGCTCGGGCGTGACCACCCGTGCGGTCTCGCTGAACCCCACCAGCCCCAGGTAGTCGCGTGGGAACTGTGTGGAGATCAGGTGGTGCAGCGCCATCGCGACCTTCTTGGCCGGCAGGAAGTTGTCGCGCATCGGCATCGACATCGACAGGTCGAGCATCAGCACCGTCGACGAACGCGTCAGGTGTTCGGTGCGCTCGATCTCGAAGTCGTCGGGTCGCAGGTCGACGGGCGTGCCCTGGCCACCGCGACGGAGCGCGTTGCGGATGGTCCGGTGCAGATCGAGCTGGAACGGGTCACCGAACTCGTAGGGCTTGGTCTGGTAGGTCCGCTCGTGCCCCTGGCCGAACTGGTGGATCTGGTGCTGGCCGACGTGCTCCTTGTTCAGACTCGTGAACAGGTCGCGCAGCGCGTTCGAACCGATCGCACGCAACCCCCGGGGCGTCAGTTCGAGACGACCCTCCTTGTTCTCGATCAACCCGGACTCCTCGAGCATCTTCGTCAGCTGGCTGAGCCGCTCGAGCGACTTGGCGGCATCGTCACCGAGCAGTTCCCGCACCCGGTCGAGATCCGCCTCGGCCAACGCCCCCGGATTGGTGGCGTTCTGCAAGAGGTGCTCGAGCTGGTCGAGGTCGCCGAGGTCGGCCATCGCCTGCATGGCCTGCGACATCCCCATCGGGTCCTGGCCCTCGAACTCGTAGGACTGTCCCCAGTTCATCTGCGGGAACATCTGCTGCAGATTCGAGCCGAGCTGCTGCATCTGCCACTGGAGGTCCATGTCCTCCATCAGCTGGTCGGAGAGCTGCTGCAGCTGGGCCCGCTGCTCGGGGGACATCGAGTTGAGCATCGCCTGCATGGCCGCCATCCGGCGTGCCATCTGCTCGAGCAGCTCCTCCACGTTCTCCGGGTTCTCGGGGAAGAAGTCGCCGTACTCCTCCATGAACCGGTCGAACGTCTCGGTCGTGTCCTCGCCCGCCTGATGCTGCTCGAGCATCTC encodes:
- a CDS encoding WhiB family transcriptional regulator, which encodes MTNTTNGNSPGAIAEDMLHPRELEENWQDDANCLGVDPDLFFPERGASTREAKEVCRGCVVRGQCLEFALQNGEKFGIWGGLSERERRRIRRQRAQAARSIIGA